From Streptomyces sp. HUAS MG91, the proteins below share one genomic window:
- a CDS encoding amino acid permease: protein MLRSAEPPMHDDVPPEPLAGGLKQRHLTMLGLGGVIGAGLFVGSGAGIQVAGPGIVLSYLIAGAIAMCVMRMLGEMSAAMPASGSFSVHAERALGRWAGFSAGWLYWFLLVVVLAVEATGAAQIANGWVPGVPQWAWVLLFMVVFTAANLAAVKNFGEFEFWFATLKVVAIVAFLVLGTLAIFGLLPDTDPVGLTHLTGDGGFLPNGWQGVVSGVLAVVFAFGGLEVVTIAAAESDDPVRSVARAVRSAVFRILFFYVGSMLVIVTVLPWTQQKAGISPYVTVLDSIGIPSAGQIMNIVVFVALLSALNANLYGSSRMIFSLAERSEAPRALLKVGGGGVPRRAVLASVAFGFVSVLLNLEWPDTVFLYMLNSVGAVLLFVWALIALSQLRLRRRIEREAPERLVLRMWAFPWLTWAALAAMAAVFVLMLTDDTARPQLLWSTGATLVVLAVAGVRELRARRA from the coding sequence ATGCTCAGATCGGCTGAACCCCCCATGCACGACGACGTACCGCCCGAACCACTCGCCGGGGGCCTCAAGCAGCGCCACCTCACCATGCTCGGCCTGGGCGGTGTCATCGGCGCCGGCCTCTTCGTCGGCTCGGGCGCCGGCATCCAGGTCGCGGGCCCCGGCATCGTCCTGTCGTATCTGATCGCGGGTGCCATCGCGATGTGCGTGATGCGGATGCTCGGCGAGATGTCGGCGGCGATGCCCGCGTCCGGCTCGTTCTCGGTGCACGCCGAGCGGGCGCTCGGCCGGTGGGCCGGGTTCAGCGCGGGCTGGCTGTACTGGTTCCTGCTCGTGGTGGTGCTGGCCGTGGAGGCGACGGGCGCAGCGCAGATCGCCAACGGCTGGGTGCCGGGCGTCCCCCAGTGGGCCTGGGTGCTGCTGTTCATGGTGGTGTTCACCGCGGCGAACCTGGCGGCGGTGAAGAACTTCGGCGAGTTCGAGTTCTGGTTCGCCACCCTCAAGGTCGTGGCGATCGTCGCGTTCCTGGTGCTCGGCACCCTCGCGATCTTCGGCCTGCTCCCCGACACCGACCCGGTCGGCCTGACCCATCTCACCGGCGACGGCGGCTTCCTGCCGAACGGCTGGCAGGGCGTGGTCTCCGGCGTGCTCGCGGTGGTCTTCGCGTTCGGCGGTCTGGAGGTCGTCACCATCGCGGCCGCCGAGTCCGACGACCCGGTGCGCTCGGTGGCGCGGGCGGTGCGCAGCGCGGTGTTCCGGATCCTGTTCTTCTACGTCGGTTCGATGCTGGTCATCGTCACGGTGCTGCCCTGGACCCAGCAGAAGGCGGGCATCAGCCCGTACGTCACCGTGCTCGACTCGATCGGCATCCCGTCGGCCGGCCAGATCATGAACATCGTCGTCTTCGTGGCGCTGCTGTCCGCGCTCAACGCCAATCTCTACGGCTCGTCCCGCATGATCTTCTCGCTGGCCGAGCGCTCCGAGGCGCCCCGGGCGCTGCTGAAGGTGGGCGGGGGCGGGGTGCCCCGGCGGGCGGTGCTCGCGTCGGTGGCGTTCGGCTTCGTCTCGGTACTGCTGAATCTGGAGTGGCCGGACACCGTCTTCCTCTACATGCTCAACTCCGTCGGCGCGGTGCTGCTGTTCGTGTGGGCGCTGATCGCACTGTCCCAGCTGCGGCTGCGGCGCCGGATCGAGCGGGAGGCCCCCGAGCGTCTCGTGCTGCGGATGTGGGCGTTCCCGTGGCTGACCTGGGCGGCGCTCGCGGCGATGGCGGCGGTCTTCGTGCTGATGCTGACCGACGACACGGCCCGGCCGCAGTTGCTGTGGTCGACCGGGGCGACGCTCGTGGTGCTCGCCGTCGCGGGTGTGCGGGAGCTGCGCGCACGGCGTGCCTGA
- a CDS encoding amino acid permease, which yields MSRTSAQSPADAQPSAGRPDQPVDTSSLSPGLKQRHLSMIALGGVIGAGLFVGSGTAIAAAGPSIILAYAISGALVMLVMRMLGEMAAAYPASGSFSVHSERAIGPWAGFTAGWAFWFLLCVAVGLEGIGAAGIVHAWVPGVPEWAWVALFMLLFTGTNLAAVKNFGEFEFWFATLKVGAIVLFLVIGVLAILGVLPDVDAPGMSNLTGHGGFMPNGTEGLIVGLLASVFAYGGLETVTIAAAESEHPVQGVAKAVRTAMWRIALFYVGSMAVVVVLLPWTAKEIPTKGPYVATLDHLGIPGAGQIMNVVVLIALLSAMNANIYGASRMATSLVSRGLGPKAIGRIHGGVPRIAVTLSAVFGFVCVLLSYWRPDDVFAWLLNTIGAIILVVWFFIAFSQLVLRRKLEREAPEKLVVKMWAYPYLTVVALVGMVVVFVLMAREADTRVQLYYTGGLTVILAAIGYARQKLAEKK from the coding sequence ATGTCTCGGACGTCCGCGCAGTCGCCGGCCGACGCGCAACCGTCGGCCGGCCGGCCCGACCAGCCGGTGGACACCTCGTCGCTCTCGCCCGGCCTGAAGCAGCGCCACCTCTCGATGATCGCGCTCGGCGGTGTGATCGGCGCGGGGCTCTTCGTGGGCTCCGGCACCGCGATCGCCGCGGCCGGTCCGTCGATCATCCTCGCCTACGCGATATCGGGCGCCCTCGTGATGCTCGTGATGCGCATGCTGGGCGAGATGGCGGCGGCGTACCCGGCCTCCGGCTCGTTCTCCGTGCACTCCGAGCGGGCCATCGGTCCGTGGGCCGGGTTCACGGCGGGCTGGGCGTTCTGGTTCCTGCTGTGCGTGGCGGTGGGCCTCGAGGGCATCGGCGCGGCGGGCATCGTGCACGCGTGGGTGCCGGGCGTGCCCGAGTGGGCCTGGGTCGCGCTGTTCATGCTGCTGTTCACGGGCACGAACCTGGCGGCGGTGAAGAACTTCGGCGAGTTCGAGTTCTGGTTCGCCACGCTGAAGGTCGGCGCGATCGTGCTCTTCCTCGTCATCGGCGTGCTGGCGATCCTGGGCGTGCTGCCGGACGTCGACGCGCCGGGCATGTCGAACCTCACCGGCCACGGCGGCTTCATGCCCAACGGCACCGAGGGGCTGATCGTCGGCCTGCTGGCCTCCGTCTTCGCGTACGGGGGCCTGGAGACCGTCACCATCGCCGCCGCCGAGTCGGAGCACCCGGTGCAGGGTGTCGCCAAGGCGGTCCGCACGGCGATGTGGCGCATCGCGCTGTTCTACGTCGGCTCGATGGCCGTCGTCGTGGTGCTGCTGCCGTGGACGGCAAAGGAGATCCCGACCAAGGGCCCGTACGTCGCCACCCTCGACCACCTCGGCATCCCCGGCGCCGGCCAGATCATGAACGTGGTCGTCCTGATCGCCCTGCTCTCCGCCATGAACGCCAACATCTACGGCGCCTCCCGCATGGCCACCTCGCTGGTCTCGCGCGGACTGGGCCCGAAGGCGATCGGCCGGATCCACGGCGGGGTGCCGCGCATCGCCGTCACGCTCTCCGCGGTCTTCGGCTTCGTGTGCGTGCTGCTCAGCTACTGGCGGCCCGACGACGTCTTCGCCTGGCTGCTCAACACCATCGGCGCGATCATCCTCGTCGTCTGGTTCTTCATCGCCTTCTCCCAGCTGGTGCTGCGCCGCAAGCTGGAGCGCGAGGCCCCGGAGAAGCTCGTCGTGAAGATGTGGGCGTACCCGTACCTCACGGTCGTCGCGCTCGTCGGCATGGTCGTGGTCTTCGTCCTGATGGCCCGTGAGGCCGACACCCGGGTGCAGCTCTACTACACGGGCGGCCTCACCGTGATCCTCGCCGCCATCGGCTACGCGCGACAGAAGCTCGCCGAGAAGAAGTAG
- a CDS encoding amino acid permease — MSSQSTLAPNETPPEGDGLKAGLKNRHLSMIAIGGVIGAGLFVGSGSGIAAAGPAILVSYALVGAMVVLVMRMLGEMAAARPSSGSFSAYADQALGRWAGFSIGWLYWFFWVVVLAVEATAGATILNGWIPAVPQWAWALIVMVVLTVVNLAAVGSYGEFEFWFAGIKVVAIGAFVIIGLLAVFGVLPGSDNPGAGFGHLTDAGGFFPKGPGAILTGVLMVVFSFMGSEIVTLAAGESEDPQKAVTRATNSVIWRIGIFYLGSIFVVLTLLPWNDPSITKDGSYVAALNSIGIPHAGQVMDVIVLTAVLSCLNSGLYTASRMAFSLGQRGDAPKAFARTTSRGVPRTAILGSVVFGFLAVWFNYQWPDTVFNFLLNSSGAVALFVWLVICFTQLRMRGMILREQPEKLVVKMWLFPYLTWATIAMISFVLVYMLTDDAGREQVLLSLLVAVFVVAFALVRDRVQKRAVKD, encoded by the coding sequence ATGTCTTCGCAGTCAACCCTGGCACCGAACGAGACCCCGCCCGAGGGAGACGGCCTCAAGGCCGGACTCAAGAACCGTCACCTGTCGATGATCGCCATCGGCGGTGTCATCGGCGCAGGACTCTTCGTCGGATCGGGTTCCGGGATCGCGGCGGCCGGGCCCGCCATCCTCGTCTCGTACGCCCTGGTCGGCGCGATGGTCGTCCTCGTGATGCGGATGCTCGGCGAGATGGCCGCGGCCCGGCCCTCCTCCGGCTCCTTCTCCGCCTACGCCGACCAGGCGCTCGGGCGCTGGGCCGGGTTCTCCATCGGCTGGCTGTACTGGTTCTTCTGGGTCGTGGTGCTCGCCGTGGAGGCCACCGCGGGGGCGACCATCCTGAACGGGTGGATACCGGCGGTGCCGCAGTGGGCCTGGGCGCTGATCGTGATGGTCGTGCTCACCGTCGTGAACCTGGCGGCCGTGGGCAGCTACGGCGAGTTCGAGTTCTGGTTCGCCGGGATCAAGGTCGTCGCGATCGGTGCCTTCGTGATCATCGGGCTGCTCGCCGTGTTCGGCGTGCTGCCGGGGTCGGACAATCCGGGCGCCGGGTTCGGGCACCTCACGGACGCGGGCGGCTTCTTCCCCAAGGGGCCCGGCGCGATCCTCACCGGTGTGCTGATGGTCGTCTTCTCCTTCATGGGCTCCGAGATCGTCACGCTGGCCGCCGGTGAGTCCGAGGACCCGCAGAAGGCCGTCACCCGGGCCACCAACTCGGTGATCTGGCGGATCGGCATCTTCTACCTCGGCTCGATCTTCGTCGTGCTGACGCTGCTGCCGTGGAACGACCCGTCGATCACCAAGGACGGCTCCTACGTCGCCGCCCTGAACTCCATCGGCATCCCGCACGCCGGGCAGGTCATGGACGTCATCGTGCTGACCGCCGTGCTGTCCTGCCTGAACTCCGGGCTCTACACCGCCTCCCGCATGGCCTTCTCGCTCGGGCAGCGCGGTGACGCGCCGAAGGCGTTCGCGCGGACCACCTCGCGGGGCGTGCCGCGCACCGCGATCCTCGGTTCGGTCGTCTTCGGGTTCCTCGCCGTCTGGTTCAACTACCAGTGGCCGGACACCGTCTTCAACTTCCTGCTCAACTCCTCCGGCGCGGTCGCCCTCTTCGTCTGGCTCGTCATCTGCTTCACGCAGCTGCGGATGCGCGGCATGATCCTGCGCGAGCAGCCGGAGAAGCTCGTCGTGAAGATGTGGCTGTTCCCGTACCTGACCTGGGCGACGATCGCGATGATCTCGTTCGTGCTCGTCTACATGCTGACCGACGACGCCGGGCGCGAGCAGGTGCTGCTGTCGCTGCTCGTGGCGGTGTTCGTGGTGGCGTTCGCGCTCGTACGGGACCGGGTGCAGAAGCGCGCCGTCAAGGACTGA
- a CDS encoding GNAT family N-acetyltransferase yields the protein MTIDLRTLSRDEHDRWYAQLMLAFGGVPEPPQEQRLMDDLTEFDRSIGAWDGAACVGTASAFSYRVAVPGGTFLPAAGVTMVSVAATHRRRGILSSMMRRQLDDVRERGEALAVLTASEPAIYGRFGYGIATRQLALTVESARVRIEAPEGTDEVSLRFADVTEAAERCEAVYARTIGTRPGNLARSPGWERLPLLDPPEERDGSSPMQCVLAERAGELVGFVRFHIKLSSEWSVPTSRIRVRHISALDPAAYAALWRFLLSVDLTEFVEARNLPVDDPLLSMVSDIRRCAVRMRDSMHVRLVDVGAALEARTYLTPVDVVFEVEDAFCPWNAGRWRLTGDAKGASCERTDDAPELSLSVRELGAAYLGDTSLAALGAAGRVRELRQGALTETSVAFGSAVAPWLQHGF from the coding sequence ATGACGATCGACCTGCGCACGCTGAGCCGCGATGAGCACGACCGCTGGTACGCACAGCTGATGCTGGCCTTCGGCGGAGTGCCGGAGCCGCCGCAGGAGCAGCGGCTGATGGACGACCTGACCGAGTTCGACCGGTCGATCGGGGCGTGGGACGGCGCGGCGTGCGTAGGGACCGCGAGCGCGTTCTCGTACCGGGTCGCCGTGCCGGGCGGCACGTTCCTGCCCGCCGCGGGCGTGACGATGGTGAGCGTCGCGGCCACCCATCGCAGACGCGGCATCCTCAGCTCGATGATGCGGCGCCAGCTCGACGACGTACGGGAGCGGGGCGAGGCGCTCGCCGTGCTCACCGCGTCGGAGCCCGCGATCTACGGCCGTTTCGGGTACGGCATCGCCACCCGGCAGCTGGCCCTCACCGTCGAGTCGGCGCGGGTGCGCATCGAGGCCCCGGAGGGGACGGACGAGGTCTCGCTGCGGTTCGCGGACGTGACGGAGGCCGCCGAGCGGTGCGAGGCCGTCTACGCGCGCACGATCGGCACGCGGCCGGGGAACCTGGCCCGCTCCCCCGGCTGGGAGCGGCTGCCGCTGCTCGACCCGCCGGAGGAGCGGGACGGGTCCTCGCCGATGCAGTGCGTGCTCGCGGAGCGGGCGGGTGAGCTCGTCGGGTTCGTCCGCTTCCACATCAAGCTCAGCTCCGAGTGGTCGGTGCCGACCAGCCGGATCCGGGTGCGTCACATCAGCGCGCTCGACCCGGCGGCGTACGCGGCGCTGTGGCGGTTCCTGCTCTCCGTCGACCTGACGGAGTTCGTGGAGGCGCGGAACCTGCCGGTCGACGATCCGCTGCTGTCCATGGTGTCGGACATCCGCCGGTGCGCCGTCCGGATGCGCGACTCGATGCACGTACGGCTGGTGGATGTGGGCGCGGCGCTCGAAGCGCGTACGTATCTCACGCCGGTGGACGTGGTGTTCGAGGTCGAGGACGCCTTCTGCCCCTGGAACGCCGGGCGTTGGCGGCTGACCGGCGACGCGAAGGGCGCCTCCTGCGAGCGGACCGACGACGCTCCCGAACTGTCGCTGTCCGTACGGGAGCTGGGCGCCGCCTATCTCGGCGACACGTCACTGGCCGCGCTGGGGGCGGCCGGGCGGGTGCGGGAGCTGCGGCAGGGGGCGCTCACGGAGACGTCGGTGGCGTTCGGCTCGGCCGTCGCGCCGTGGCTCCAGCACGGGTTCTGA
- a CDS encoding ribose-5-phosphate isomerase, which yields MRVYLGSDHAGYELKNHLVEWLKAHGHEPVDCGPHIYDAVDDYPPFCLRAAERTAADPEALGVVIGGSGNGEQIAANKVKGVRAVLAWSEQTAALGREHNNANVISVGGRMHTQEEATKFVETFLTTPWSGEERHQRRIDMLTHYEETGELPEIPAHHPQG from the coding sequence ATGCGCGTCTATCTCGGCTCCGATCACGCCGGCTACGAACTCAAGAACCACCTGGTCGAATGGCTGAAGGCCCACGGCCACGAGCCCGTCGACTGCGGGCCCCACATCTACGACGCCGTCGACGACTACCCCCCGTTCTGCCTCCGCGCCGCGGAGCGCACGGCGGCGGACCCCGAGGCCCTGGGTGTCGTGATCGGCGGCTCGGGCAACGGCGAGCAGATCGCCGCGAACAAGGTCAAGGGCGTCCGTGCCGTCCTCGCCTGGAGCGAGCAGACCGCGGCCCTGGGCCGCGAGCACAACAACGCCAACGTGATCTCGGTCGGCGGCCGGATGCACACGCAGGAGGAGGCGACGAAGTTCGTCGAGACCTTCCTCACCACGCCCTGGTCCGGCGAGGAGCGCCACCAGCGCCGCATCGACATGCTGACCCACTACGAGGAGACGGGCGAACTCCCCGAGATCCCGGCCCACCACCCGCAGGGCTGA
- a CDS encoding superoxide dismutase — protein MATYTLPELPYDYAALEPVINPQIIELHHDKHHAAYVKGANDTLEQLAEARDKEQWGSINGLEKNLAFHLSGHILHSIYWHNMTGDGGGEPLAADGVGDLADAITESFGSFAGFKAQLTKAAATTQGSGWGVLAYEPVSGRLIVEQIYDHQGNVGQGSTPILVFDAWEHAFYLQYKNQKVDFIEAMWAVVNWQDVAKRYAAAKERAYNLLLVP, from the coding sequence ATGGCCACGTACACGCTTCCTGAACTTCCGTACGACTACGCGGCACTTGAGCCGGTCATCAACCCGCAGATCATCGAGCTGCACCACGACAAGCACCACGCGGCGTACGTGAAGGGCGCGAACGACACCCTGGAGCAGCTGGCGGAGGCCCGGGACAAGGAGCAGTGGGGCTCCATCAACGGGCTGGAGAAGAACCTGGCCTTCCACCTCTCCGGCCACATCCTGCACAGCATCTACTGGCACAACATGACCGGTGACGGCGGCGGCGAGCCGCTGGCCGCCGACGGCGTGGGCGACCTCGCCGACGCGATCACCGAGTCGTTCGGCTCGTTCGCCGGGTTCAAGGCGCAGCTGACCAAGGCCGCCGCGACGACGCAGGGCTCCGGCTGGGGCGTCCTCGCGTACGAGCCGGTGAGCGGGCGGCTGATCGTGGAGCAGATCTACGACCACCAGGGCAACGTGGGGCAGGGCTCGACCCCGATCCTCGTCTTCGACGCCTGGGAGCACGCCTTCTACCTGCAGTACAAGAACCAGAAGGTCGACTTCATCGAGGCCATGTGGGCCGTCGTCAACTGGCAGGACGTCGCCAAGCGTTACGCGGCCGCCAAGGAGCGGGCGTACAACCTGCTGCTGGTGCCCTGA
- a CDS encoding biotin transporter BioY: MSTAAAVARPGKVLADLLPASRTRSAVVAKSAALVVGGAVLTGIAAQIAIPVPGSPVPVTGQTFAALLVGTALGARRGFLSLALYALAGMAGMPWFAEGGSGWATASFGYVIGLMLAASAVGALARRGDDRSVWRTARAFLIGEAIVYAVGVPYLALSTGMGLSAALAAGLTPFLIGDVLKAVLAMGALPAAWKFADK; encoded by the coding sequence ATGAGTACCGCCGCCGCAGTCGCCCGCCCGGGCAAGGTCCTCGCCGACCTCCTCCCCGCCTCCCGCACCAGGTCCGCCGTCGTCGCGAAGAGCGCGGCGCTGGTCGTCGGCGGCGCCGTCCTCACCGGCATCGCCGCGCAGATCGCGATCCCCGTCCCGGGCTCGCCGGTGCCGGTCACCGGGCAGACCTTCGCCGCGCTGCTCGTCGGCACCGCGCTCGGCGCCCGCCGCGGCTTCCTCTCGCTCGCCCTGTACGCGCTCGCGGGCATGGCCGGCATGCCGTGGTTCGCCGAGGGCGGCTCGGGCTGGGCGACCGCGTCGTTCGGCTACGTCATCGGCCTGATGCTGGCCGCCTCGGCCGTCGGCGCCCTCGCCCGGCGCGGCGACGACCGCTCGGTGTGGCGCACCGCCCGCGCCTTCCTGATCGGCGAGGCCATCGTCTACGCGGTCGGCGTCCCGTACCTCGCGCTCTCCACCGGCATGGGCCTGAGCGCCGCGCTCGCCGCGGGCCTGACCCCGTTCCTCATCGGTGACGTGCTCAAGGCCGTCCTGGCGATGGGCGCGCTGCCCGCCGCCTGGAAGTTCGCCGACAAGTAG
- a CDS encoding DNA-formamidopyrimidine glycosylase family protein has protein sequence MPEGHTIHRLAQDHAERFAGRKTQVTSPQGKFSDAAELLTGQPLTTTEAHGKHLFLGFGEAWIHIHLGLFGKYTFGATPAPPPTDTVRLRLLNDTHYADLRGPTTCALITDAEKQAIHDRLGPDPLRPADTPARAYARIARSRTTIAALLMDQKVIAGVGNVYRAEVLFRHGIDPYTPGRDITGAAFTAIWDDLVALMREGVRLNRIDTVRPEHTPEAMGRPPRVDDHGGEVYVYRRAPQPCHLCGTEIRTAELAARNLFWCPTCQPGTP, from the coding sequence GTGCCCGAAGGCCACACGATCCACCGCCTGGCCCAGGACCACGCGGAGCGCTTCGCGGGCCGAAAAACCCAGGTCACCAGCCCCCAGGGCAAATTCTCCGACGCGGCCGAACTCCTCACCGGCCAGCCCCTCACGACCACCGAGGCCCACGGCAAACACCTGTTCCTCGGGTTCGGCGAAGCCTGGATCCACATCCACCTCGGTCTCTTCGGCAAGTACACGTTCGGCGCCACCCCGGCCCCACCCCCCACGGACACGGTCCGCCTGCGCCTGCTGAACGACACCCACTACGCGGACCTGCGCGGCCCCACCACCTGCGCCCTGATCACGGACGCCGAGAAGCAGGCGATACACGACCGCCTCGGCCCGGACCCGCTGCGCCCCGCCGACACCCCGGCCAGGGCCTACGCCCGTATCGCCCGCAGCCGCACCACGATCGCTGCGCTCCTCATGGACCAGAAGGTCATCGCGGGCGTCGGCAACGTCTACCGCGCCGAGGTCCTCTTCCGCCACGGCATCGACCCGTACACCCCGGGCCGGGACATCACCGGGGCGGCGTTCACCGCGATCTGGGACGACCTGGTCGCCCTGATGCGCGAGGGCGTCCGCCTCAACCGCATCGACACGGTCCGCCCCGAGCACACCCCCGAGGCGATGGGCCGCCCGCCGCGCGTCGACGACCACGGCGGCGAGGTCTACGTCTACCGGCGCGCCCCGCAGCCCTGCCACCTCTGCGGCACCGAGATCCGCACCGCCGAACTGGCGGCCCGCAACCTCTTCTGGTGCCCGACCTGCCAGCCGGGCACCCCGTAG
- a CDS encoding serine/threonine-protein kinase — protein MLGRRDVSILCFSVFRGCSRLPGQSGNASGGVRGLVVAGRYRLDAHIGQGGMGRVWRAADEMLDRPVAVKEMRIDGLDPEDARTRRERTLREARATARIDHPGVVRVYDVVDEGERLWIVMELIDSRSLEQTLVEDGPLGVDDVAAIGHSLADALREVHAGGVLHRDIKPGNVLLERVGRRRVMLTDFGIANIQDTEALTMVGMLVGSPDYMAPERISGRPQGPPSDLWSLGATLCAALGGRSPFSRDTTLATLHAVLYEEPRLPPEAGRLTPLLTRLLTKEPEDRPGLDEVVGALAPRAPAAAAHPGTPTLDIGLRRPVPPPPARPAVARQEAPTECAKPVPGDDRPGPPSAPRHGHGRRRGLLIALAVALAGGIAAALVLTLPGDHGGGTSAGGASATASSRPPTVEGTSRPPTAQTLPPGSIREVGYAWVPPRGWKRAVKTASEVHYTAPDGTQELVTQSALAKDDLLATWQKSERDAHQGQDYVKIRLNRTTFRGRPAVVWEYLFTLDGRRWHAELLGFDQESRSYQIGTWYQPQVAGEARARYERIKNTFTVLRP, from the coding sequence ATGCTGGGACGGCGCGATGTATCGATTTTGTGTTTCTCTGTGTTTCGGGGGTGCAGTCGATTGCCAGGGCAGTCAGGAAACGCGAGTGGAGGCGTCCGGGGATTGGTGGTGGCTGGGCGCTACCGCTTGGACGCACACATAGGCCAGGGGGGCATGGGGCGTGTGTGGCGTGCGGCCGACGAGATGCTCGACCGGCCCGTCGCCGTGAAGGAGATGCGCATCGACGGCCTCGACCCCGAGGACGCCCGCACCCGCCGCGAGCGCACCCTGCGCGAGGCCCGCGCCACCGCCCGGATCGACCACCCGGGCGTGGTGCGCGTCTACGACGTCGTGGACGAGGGCGAACGGCTGTGGATCGTCATGGAGCTGATCGACAGCCGCTCCCTGGAACAGACCCTCGTCGAGGACGGGCCGCTCGGCGTGGACGACGTCGCGGCGATCGGCCACAGCCTCGCCGACGCGCTGCGCGAGGTCCACGCGGGCGGCGTCCTGCACCGCGACATCAAACCGGGCAACGTCCTGCTCGAACGGGTGGGCAGGCGCCGCGTCATGCTCACCGACTTCGGGATCGCCAACATCCAGGACACCGAGGCGCTCACCATGGTCGGCATGCTCGTCGGCTCGCCCGACTACATGGCGCCGGAGCGGATCTCGGGCAGGCCCCAGGGGCCGCCCTCCGACCTGTGGTCGCTCGGCGCGACGCTCTGCGCGGCGCTCGGCGGCCGGTCCCCGTTCAGCCGGGACACCACCCTCGCGACGCTGCACGCCGTCCTGTACGAGGAGCCCCGGCTGCCGCCCGAGGCGGGCCGGCTGACACCGCTGCTGACCCGGCTCCTGACCAAGGAGCCGGAGGACCGCCCCGGTCTCGACGAGGTCGTCGGGGCGCTCGCGCCACGCGCCCCGGCCGCGGCCGCCCACCCGGGCACCCCCACCCTGGACATCGGCCTGCGCCGCCCGGTGCCGCCGCCCCCGGCGCGGCCCGCGGTCGCCCGGCAGGAGGCCCCGACCGAGTGCGCGAAACCGGTGCCCGGCGACGATCGGCCCGGCCCGCCGTCGGCACCGCGCCACGGGCACGGGCGGCGCCGCGGCCTGCTGATCGCCCTCGCCGTGGCGCTGGCCGGGGGCATCGCGGCGGCCCTCGTGCTCACGCTGCCCGGCGACCACGGGGGCGGCACGTCGGCGGGCGGCGCGAGCGCCACGGCCTCCTCCCGCCCGCCCACGGTCGAGGGCACCTCGCGCCCGCCCACGGCCCAGACCTTGCCACCCGGCTCGATCCGCGAGGTCGGGTACGCCTGGGTGCCGCCGCGGGGCTGGAAGCGGGCGGTGAAGACGGCGTCGGAGGTGCACTACACGGCCCCCGACGGCACCCAGGAACTGGTCACCCAGTCCGCGCTCGCCAAGGACGACCTGCTGGCGACCTGGCAGAAGTCGGAGCGCGACGCCCATCAGGGCCAGGACTACGTGAAGATCCGGCTGAACCGCACGACGTTCCGGGGCCGCCCCGCCGTCGTCTGGGAGTACCTGTTCACCCTCGACGGCCGCCGCTGGCACGCCGAACTCCTCGGCTTCGACCAGGAATCACGCTCGTACCAGATCGGCACCTGGTACCAGCCGCAGGTCGCGGGGGAGGCGCGGGCCCGGTACGAGCGGATCAAAAACACGTTCACGGTGCTGCGGCCGTAG
- a CDS encoding LPXTG cell wall anchor domain-containing protein encodes MSSVARARRRAGAAGSLLTAAVVAALVLPATAVADDTPGQGSDEGGKVMSKAPDGVEPTTTLPKKISVDNATGKTRDLVATVHNKGTKDSGKISLAIVGFDGLTVKDVPGCTPIPKNKLAKGSNSGFSCPVSNLAAGKSKSFPVSATFDLSKTGKICLPVQSADGRTTFWQQGPVPFGTTSPSPNAPVTPLLLDTVNKPATPAGDKSGGKGAGKGAGKGELPSTGPADRVLPLGAVGATLMAAGGAGLWWTRRRPSEASSPTR; translated from the coding sequence ATGAGTTCAGTTGCGCGCGCACGGCGTCGGGCCGGCGCGGCCGGTTCACTGCTGACCGCGGCCGTCGTGGCGGCGCTGGTCCTGCCCGCCACCGCGGTCGCGGACGACACACCGGGTCAGGGCAGCGACGAGGGGGGCAAGGTCATGAGCAAGGCGCCGGACGGCGTCGAGCCGACCACGACACTGCCCAAGAAGATCTCGGTCGACAACGCGACGGGAAAGACCAGGGATCTCGTCGCGACCGTCCACAACAAGGGCACCAAGGACAGCGGGAAGATCTCTTTGGCGATCGTCGGGTTCGACGGGCTCACCGTAAAAGATGTACCCGGCTGCACACCTATTCCGAAGAACAAGCTGGCGAAGGGTTCGAACAGCGGATTCAGCTGCCCGGTGTCGAATCTCGCGGCCGGGAAATCGAAATCGTTCCCGGTCTCCGCGACCTTCGATCTGTCGAAGACCGGGAAGATCTGTCTGCCGGTGCAGAGCGCGGACGGCAGGACGACGTTCTGGCAGCAGGGCCCGGTGCCGTTCGGCACGACCAGCCCCTCGCCGAACGCGCCGGTGACACCGCTGCTGCTCGACACGGTGAACAAGCCGGCCACCCCGGCAGGTGACAAGAGCGGTGGCAAGGGAGCCGGAAAGGGCGCCGGAAAGGGCGAGCTGCCCTCGACGGGCCCCGCCGACCGGGTGCTGCCGCTCGGCGCGGTGGGCGCGACGCTGATGGCGGCCGGCGGGGCGGGGCTGTGGTGGACCCGGCGCCGCCCGTCGGAGGCGTCCTCGCCGACCCGCTGA